One genomic region from Leptospira tipperaryensis encodes:
- a CDS encoding TMEM43 family protein, which translates to MAFESPDGMSSTEGVGFLSQMGNSFKSILTGVVLLPVSFIIIYNVETCEQASAALKNAAPAGSAKEGQPSYITGTLKASPLSGNFVKSGSYISYSVSSEVYAWDEEVKTEGSGSNKKEVRNCVLEWTSSPENPSSFKLSGCRSKAFHRKSVKDESDSASGGSVLVDGKSYSVNLSDVDFTSQVSSRDANEDEINKNGFVLGEGYLFSSKACADEEKEGCERVKVSVTPIPEGEMTFIGDIKGTKVGKFVSEEGNKFLNASVGGFSETMKDIQSDDNTMKWVGRFIGFFAMFSSFTLMAGPLTSLLSFIPFVGDLGGGLIKVVLGVIAFVLTAITILLVKFWYIWLVLLLGAIGYAIYKKKYAPATSGP; encoded by the coding sequence ATGGCGTTTGAAAGCCCGGACGGAATGTCCTCAACAGAAGGTGTAGGTTTCCTATCACAGATGGGAAATTCTTTTAAGAGTATTCTCACAGGAGTCGTGTTGTTACCGGTTTCGTTTATCATCATCTACAACGTAGAAACCTGTGAACAAGCAAGCGCGGCTCTCAAGAACGCGGCGCCCGCAGGATCCGCAAAAGAAGGACAACCTTCTTACATTACGGGAACCTTAAAGGCAAGTCCTCTTAGCGGAAACTTTGTTAAGAGCGGATCTTATATTTCTTATTCGGTAAGCTCCGAAGTCTATGCTTGGGACGAAGAAGTGAAAACGGAAGGATCCGGAAGTAATAAAAAAGAAGTTCGGAACTGTGTTCTCGAATGGACTTCTTCTCCGGAAAATCCGTCCAGTTTCAAACTCTCCGGATGTCGTTCCAAGGCGTTCCATAGAAAGTCAGTTAAGGATGAATCCGACTCCGCTTCCGGTGGATCGGTTCTCGTCGACGGAAAATCGTATTCCGTAAATCTTTCCGACGTCGATTTCACTTCTCAGGTTTCTTCCAGAGACGCAAACGAAGACGAAATCAATAAGAACGGATTTGTTTTGGGAGAAGGTTATCTTTTCAGTTCCAAGGCCTGCGCGGACGAGGAGAAAGAAGGTTGCGAAAGGGTAAAGGTTTCCGTAACTCCGATCCCGGAAGGTGAGATGACTTTTATCGGCGATATCAAAGGAACCAAAGTTGGGAAGTTCGTATCGGAAGAAGGAAATAAATTCTTGAACGCGAGCGTCGGCGGCTTTTCCGAAACGATGAAAGACATTCAATCAGACGATAACACCATGAAATGGGTGGGACGTTTTATAGGATTTTTCGCGATGTTCAGCAGTTTTACTCTAATGGCGGGACCGCTTACTTCTCTCTTAAGTTTTATTCCTTTTGTAGGAGATCTGGGAGGAGGATTGATCAAGGTCGTTCTTGGAGTGATCGCTTTTGTTCTCACTGCGATCACGATTCTTCTCGTAAAATTCTGGTATATCTGGCTGGTCCTTCTCTTGGGAGCGATCGGTTACGCGATTTACAAAAAAAAATACGCGCCGGCGACTTCCGGACCTTAA
- a CDS encoding TetR/AcrR family transcriptional regulator gives MPAKKKGSRSQHLGVGRPFKKDGITVREDLISAGAELLKTTPLEEISLRKVAAYAGVSHVASYHHFENKNALLAAVAEKGFQKYFSSYQKELKKTNNDFIGRMRALGWTYIQFILNNQQFARIMFGGVDLHPALSAVSRRTYRQLHEIIRMGQGLGAIRQGHAREKTLAAWSMIHGIAMLFLEGRIKPKKTDKEMKEFIQSVTEYTYIGMTVSSPPNPR, from the coding sequence ATGCCAGCAAAGAAAAAGGGTTCGCGCAGCCAACACCTCGGAGTCGGCAGGCCTTTTAAAAAAGACGGGATTACGGTTCGAGAGGACTTGATATCGGCGGGCGCCGAACTTTTAAAAACCACTCCGCTGGAGGAGATATCACTTCGAAAGGTGGCCGCTTATGCCGGAGTAAGTCATGTCGCTTCGTATCATCATTTTGAAAATAAGAATGCTCTGCTCGCCGCCGTTGCCGAGAAAGGTTTTCAGAAATATTTTTCTTCTTACCAAAAAGAACTCAAAAAAACGAACAACGATTTTATAGGAAGAATGCGCGCGCTCGGTTGGACATACATTCAATTTATTCTCAATAATCAACAATTCGCGAGAATCATGTTCGGAGGAGTGGATCTACATCCGGCTCTCTCTGCGGTTTCCAGAAGGACTTACAGACAGTTGCACGAGATCATTCGAATGGGACAAGGTTTAGGGGCGATCAGACAGGGCCACGCTCGGGAAAAAACGTTGGCGGCTTGGTCTATGATTCACGGTATCGCGATGCTTTTTCTCGAAGGAAGAATCAAACCAAAAAAGACCGACAAAGAGATGAAAGAATTTATTCAATCCGTTACCGAATACACCTACATAGGAATGACAGTGTCGTCTCCGCCTAATCCGCGTTAG
- a CDS encoding FAD-dependent oxidoreductase: MEKAFQSVKIGNSTIPNRFIMGSMHLGLEGKIGTAERMAAFYGKRFDGGVGLIVTGGIGVNEEARGSKHFFNIQNEEHASELQKMNSLLKGQGIMCAQLFHAGRYAFDRNCVAPSAIRAPINRYIPRALTEEECWKTVEDFGLAAKLAKETGFGAVEIMGSEGYLINQFFSAVTNQRDDHFGGDSKRRMNMAVEVLRSVIKNLPDGFPVIFRMSGIDLIPGNPTFEEVCLLAQTLQKENVSALNIGIGWHESRIPTISQLVPRGAWANIAGKIKEQTPGLPIIASNRVNDPITAQRIFENKQADIISMARPFLADAKIVKKIQTGMSNRINTCIACNQSCLDHAFIDKSVSCLVNPQAVNELEYEIHSPIKPQKVVVIGSGPGGLEAARASASLGHKVILIEKSDQLGGQFNLASNIPGKSEFKETIRYFQNELPALGVEMRLNTDCNLELLNEIDPDAIIFATGVKPREFDLPGIGILPTGNYTDYLTGKFKPGKKVAVIGGGGIGVDVAHKLTEDHDPTLESYSKKYNIDSYTNAVIQPHKSKREVAIFRRNGKHGAGLGPTTFWALKQELEASGVEFFQGLNYKEITNEGLKVILKNGEEVLYPCDSLILCVGQEKESSLYETYRTLYPQKQIFLIGGAKDAKGIDAERAFLDGLNAAFSIGRENKVSQTA; the protein is encoded by the coding sequence ATGGAAAAAGCGTTTCAGTCTGTTAAAATAGGTAATTCTACAATCCCCAATCGATTCATAATGGGGTCCATGCACCTCGGACTCGAAGGTAAGATCGGAACCGCAGAAAGAATGGCCGCGTTTTACGGAAAACGATTCGATGGAGGGGTTGGACTCATCGTCACGGGTGGAATCGGCGTAAACGAAGAAGCCAGAGGTTCCAAACATTTTTTCAATATTCAAAACGAAGAACACGCATCCGAGCTGCAAAAGATGAACTCACTTCTGAAAGGACAAGGGATCATGTGCGCTCAACTTTTTCACGCGGGTCGATACGCGTTTGATAGAAACTGCGTAGCGCCTTCCGCGATCCGCGCCCCCATCAACAGATACATTCCGCGCGCGCTCACGGAAGAAGAATGTTGGAAAACCGTGGAGGACTTCGGACTCGCCGCAAAACTCGCGAAAGAAACAGGCTTCGGAGCGGTGGAAATTATGGGAAGCGAAGGTTATCTCATCAATCAATTCTTCTCTGCCGTTACGAATCAAAGAGACGATCATTTTGGAGGCGACTCCAAAAGACGAATGAACATGGCCGTAGAAGTTCTTCGTTCCGTAATCAAAAATCTTCCGGATGGTTTTCCGGTTATTTTTAGAATGTCGGGAATCGATCTCATTCCCGGAAATCCTACTTTCGAAGAAGTATGTCTTCTCGCACAAACATTACAAAAAGAGAATGTTTCCGCTCTAAATATCGGGATCGGATGGCACGAATCCAGAATTCCCACGATCAGTCAATTGGTTCCGCGAGGAGCGTGGGCGAACATCGCGGGAAAAATCAAAGAACAAACTCCAGGCCTTCCCATCATCGCATCGAACAGAGTCAACGATCCGATCACGGCGCAAAGAATTTTTGAAAACAAGCAAGCCGATATCATTTCGATGGCGAGACCCTTTCTCGCAGACGCCAAGATCGTAAAAAAAATTCAGACTGGAATGTCGAATCGTATCAACACTTGTATCGCGTGTAATCAATCCTGCTTGGATCACGCGTTTATCGACAAATCGGTTTCTTGTCTCGTAAATCCACAAGCGGTCAACGAACTGGAATACGAAATCCATTCTCCGATAAAACCGCAAAAGGTCGTTGTGATCGGGTCGGGCCCCGGTGGACTGGAAGCGGCGAGAGCCAGCGCGTCTCTGGGACATAAGGTAATTCTAATAGAGAAATCGGATCAACTGGGAGGACAGTTCAATCTTGCTTCCAATATTCCCGGTAAATCGGAATTCAAAGAGACGATCCGTTATTTTCAAAACGAACTTCCCGCGCTCGGAGTCGAGATGCGCTTGAACACGGATTGTAATCTCGAATTGTTAAACGAAATCGATCCGGATGCTATCATCTTTGCAACCGGAGTCAAACCAAGAGAATTCGATCTTCCCGGAATCGGCATTCTTCCAACCGGAAACTATACGGATTATCTCACCGGAAAATTTAAACCCGGAAAAAAAGTTGCAGTGATCGGAGGCGGAGGAATCGGCGTGGACGTCGCACACAAACTAACGGAAGATCACGATCCTACGCTTGAGTCCTATTCTAAAAAATACAATATCGATTCTTATACGAACGCTGTCATCCAACCTCATAAATCAAAAAGGGAAGTCGCGATCTTTCGAAGAAACGGAAAACACGGAGCCGGCCTCGGACCTACTACGTTCTGGGCTCTCAAACAGGAACTGGAAGCTTCCGGTGTTGAATTCTTTCAAGGTTTAAACTACAAAGAGATCACGAACGAAGGACTCAAAGTGATTCTAAAAAACGGAGAGGAAGTTTTATATCCCTGCGATTCTTTAATCCTTTGTGTCGGACAAGAAAAAGAAAGCTCCCTTTACGAAACGTATAGGACCTTGTATCCTCAAAAACAAATCTTTCTCATCGGCGGTGCCAAGGACGCAAAAGGAATCGACGCCGAAAGGGCCTTTCTCGACGGATTGAACGCGGCGTTTAGCATCGGAAGAGAAAACAAAGTTTCTCAAACGGCATAA
- a CDS encoding acyl-CoA dehydrogenase family protein yields the protein MIANNYFTDDEDLKLFFEHLIDWPSIVKSTEGEEFFDYKHYQKTADPRFEMAPSNVQEAIDLYRSSLESLGEFFGKEVSQVSQTMDKKHLRYENGKVIFPDETISIYEKFRETGLMSYSISREAGGLALPATVGAFFVMIMARGDVSFCMTITLLNLAQIVARFGTKKQIEEFAAKAALGETLFAMALTEPDFGSDLNNVRTTATKTENGSYRINGTKRFISQGCGLGPYPSSLLTLARTGKQNGGARGLSVFLVKSSEVNVAGIETKMGIHASPTCEIVYENSSAELLGEEGLGLTRYTAGMTNFMRLGSAAGGPGGGAGGFYECKKYAEERIQFGKPISEIPAVSEMLHKIQREVNAMRLLTFEIARVVDLYQHHQVRLEKSDKEDREIRKDERVKTWGNLASILTPIAKYYCSEEAHKCANLAIQIHGGAGYTEDYDVSRMFRDSRINTIYEGTSQIHVRIATGAIIAGMTADGNFRKYLESIRKEVIEPSKFLTEQYNLLEIAIAHFRLIGKDDTKERVAENLMIMTARYLCSLLYERALTKLRQTDSFDRWTKDCRAYLIDSTAISKACVYRIENAE from the coding sequence ATGATAGCTAACAATTATTTTACGGATGACGAAGATCTAAAATTATTTTTTGAACATCTGATCGATTGGCCTTCGATCGTAAAATCAACCGAAGGCGAAGAATTCTTTGATTATAAACACTATCAAAAGACGGCGGATCCGAGATTTGAAATGGCTCCGTCAAACGTACAAGAAGCGATCGATCTCTACAGATCCAGTTTGGAATCCTTAGGGGAATTTTTTGGAAAAGAAGTTTCTCAAGTTTCTCAGACCATGGATAAAAAACACCTTCGTTACGAAAACGGAAAAGTAATCTTTCCGGACGAAACGATATCCATATACGAAAAGTTTCGAGAAACGGGACTGATGTCCTATTCGATTTCGAGAGAAGCCGGAGGACTCGCGTTACCCGCAACCGTGGGCGCGTTTTTTGTAATGATCATGGCAAGAGGAGACGTTTCTTTTTGTATGACGATCACACTCCTAAATCTCGCTCAGATTGTAGCAAGATTCGGAACCAAAAAACAAATAGAAGAATTCGCCGCCAAAGCCGCATTAGGTGAAACCCTCTTTGCGATGGCTCTTACGGAGCCCGATTTCGGATCCGATCTGAATAACGTAAGAACTACCGCGACAAAAACTGAAAACGGAAGTTATCGGATCAACGGAACAAAACGTTTTATTTCTCAAGGCTGCGGACTCGGTCCTTATCCATCCAGTCTTTTGACTCTTGCAAGAACCGGAAAACAAAACGGAGGCGCTCGAGGGTTGTCCGTATTTCTTGTAAAAAGTTCCGAAGTAAACGTGGCCGGAATCGAAACCAAGATGGGAATTCACGCCTCCCCCACTTGTGAGATCGTCTACGAAAATAGTTCCGCAGAACTCCTCGGAGAAGAAGGACTCGGTCTCACTCGTTACACGGCCGGGATGACAAACTTCATGAGACTCGGAAGCGCAGCGGGTGGTCCCGGCGGAGGCGCGGGAGGATTTTACGAATGCAAAAAGTATGCGGAAGAACGAATCCAATTTGGAAAACCGATCTCGGAAATTCCTGCAGTTTCCGAAATGCTTCACAAGATCCAAAGAGAAGTCAATGCGATGAGACTTCTTACATTTGAAATTGCAAGAGTCGTAGATCTATATCAACACCATCAGGTCCGTTTGGAAAAATCCGACAAAGAAGATCGAGAGATTCGAAAAGATGAAAGAGTCAAGACCTGGGGGAATCTCGCGTCCATTCTTACACCCATTGCAAAATACTATTGTTCTGAAGAAGCTCATAAGTGCGCGAACCTCGCGATCCAAATTCACGGAGGCGCGGGTTATACGGAAGACTATGACGTATCGAGAATGTTTCGTGATTCCAGAATCAATACGATCTACGAAGGGACAAGTCAGATTCACGTAAGAATTGCAACAGGAGCCATCATCGCGGGAATGACAGCCGACGGAAATTTTAGAAAGTATCTGGAGTCGATTCGAAAAGAAGTGATAGAGCCGTCCAAATTTCTAACCGAACAATACAATCTACTTGAAATTGCGATCGCTCACTTTCGTTTGATCGGCAAGGACGACACCAAAGAGAGAGTTGCAGAAAATCTAATGATCATGACCGCTCGTTATCTCTGCAGTTTATTGTATGAAAGGGCTCTCACCAAACTCAGACAAACCGATTCGTTCGATCGTTGGACAAAGGACTGCAGGGCCTATCTGATCGATAGCACCGCGATTTCAAAAGCCTGCGTCTATCGGATCGAAAACGCGGAATAG
- a CDS encoding DUF2079 domain-containing protein encodes MSSFPFLYPFFFLYLPIQYWMGSKGFSGYFLFGSLLLGTVLFWFFNKRKQKSFKTIPPFVWLVYWSLIVFIEGIFYTKNALDSFLLGDFDYTAQARMMFTLVKGNFFETQYYGLQENANFLSHHMAPAILLLSPFPILFGSELGFGIGVFFLSALTLPLLYFYLRESFISEELSLSAVLLWAGSSSFYRLGHSLHFEVLIPFLFLLLLIGIQKQKPWLWILSLVLFLGIKEDLSIYAAGLSSMLIFTDTKRKKEWIGVFLLSLIYFGILHPFLNSFVGDSAGRNWKEYWGNAETNPYQTILNYIQNPESIRQYAKGLRDLSLEWGFWNLIGGWLLLPFLGLYSVFRLSVHPWVREMYSYYIYPLIPFLILFLKNGAERIQGWIEKKEKIPFFPFSREEKLKIFLIFTFLLSVYRNGKDGQYPIQLAPQKEKASELRTILKEIPEGSFVSAGFHISPFVSFRNSVYPIRDNRVFKEWIVFDHGYNSPYVSSEKIRERIQEENKIGRIELISKTKHFSIYKNHSQSSNYEPLKQK; translated from the coding sequence ATGTCTTCTTTTCCCTTTCTTTATCCTTTTTTTTTCCTATATCTTCCCATTCAATACTGGATGGGAAGCAAGGGTTTCTCCGGTTATTTTCTATTCGGATCCTTATTGTTGGGAACGGTTTTATTCTGGTTTTTTAATAAACGGAAACAAAAATCTTTTAAGACGATTCCTCCCTTCGTCTGGCTTGTGTATTGGTCCTTGATCGTTTTTATAGAAGGAATCTTTTATACAAAGAACGCCCTCGATTCCTTTTTACTCGGGGACTTTGATTATACGGCGCAAGCGAGGATGATGTTCACCTTAGTCAAAGGAAACTTTTTCGAAACACAGTATTACGGTTTGCAGGAGAATGCAAATTTTCTTTCGCATCACATGGCGCCCGCCATTCTACTCTTGTCTCCGTTTCCGATTTTATTCGGATCCGAGCTTGGATTTGGGATCGGAGTTTTTTTCTTAAGCGCTCTCACGCTTCCCCTTCTCTATTTTTATCTAAGAGAATCCTTTATATCGGAAGAACTTTCTCTCAGCGCCGTTTTACTCTGGGCGGGCTCTTCCAGCTTTTATAGATTGGGACATTCTCTACACTTCGAAGTATTGATTCCTTTTCTATTTCTCTTGCTCTTAATCGGAATACAAAAACAAAAACCCTGGCTTTGGATCTTATCCCTCGTTTTGTTTTTAGGAATCAAAGAAGATCTTTCGATATACGCAGCGGGACTTTCGTCCATGCTAATTTTTACGGATACAAAGAGAAAAAAGGAATGGATCGGAGTCTTCCTGCTCTCCCTTATCTATTTTGGAATTTTACATCCGTTTCTAAATTCTTTTGTGGGCGACTCCGCCGGAAGAAATTGGAAAGAGTATTGGGGAAATGCGGAAACAAATCCGTATCAAACGATTCTCAACTACATTCAAAATCCGGAAAGTATTCGCCAATACGCAAAGGGCCTAAGAGATTTAAGTTTAGAATGGGGATTCTGGAATCTGATCGGCGGCTGGCTCCTTCTACCATTCTTAGGACTTTATTCCGTCTTTCGGCTATCGGTTCATCCTTGGGTAAGAGAAATGTACAGCTACTACATCTATCCGTTGATTCCCTTCTTGATTCTATTTTTAAAAAATGGGGCCGAAAGAATCCAGGGTTGGATCGAAAAAAAAGAGAAAATTCCTTTTTTCCCTTTTTCTAGAGAGGAAAAACTTAAGATTTTTCTAATATTCACTTTTTTACTTTCCGTTTATAGAAACGGAAAAGACGGACAATATCCGATCCAGCTCGCTCCTCAAAAAGAAAAAGCCTCGGAATTACGAACGATTCTAAAAGAGATTCCGGAAGGGAGTTTTGTTTCGGCGGGTTTTCATATCTCACCGTTTGTTTCCTTTCGGAATTCAGTCTATCCGATTCGGGACAATCGCGTTTTCAAGGAATGGATCGTCTTTGATCACGGATACAATTCTCCCTATGTATCCTCGGAAAAAATTCGAGAAAGAATTCAAGAGGAAAACAAAATCGGGAGAATCGAGCTCATTTCTAAAACAAAACACTTTAGCATTTATAAGAATCACTCGCAATCTTCGAATTACGAGCCTTTGAAACAGAAGTAG
- a CDS encoding tetratricopeptide repeat protein, giving the protein MENKALDSFFFGLAFIIGIAILIGSLFFPKTDDAVDPASAATNGPTFFQEFSEGIESFLQSVKSSSDTNQSSTPSNEPQEEPNDIFNRAYDEYGKREYQKAADDYSKYLKRVPGDASGYYNRGLAFYRLENYSDAVNDFEKAAELDPKKASAFLYKGYSHERLDDCMQSIEDFQKAIDLGYNKDGELYKFKARCENREEDYNQGLKDALKAVALDKKDSYGFFEVAYAQYGLKKYADSVATYSKVIQMNPKDDVAFHNRGLAYVFLKKTSLACKDFQKSFDMGYEDSKERLKEYCE; this is encoded by the coding sequence ATGGAAAATAAGGCTCTGGATTCGTTTTTTTTCGGTTTGGCTTTTATCATTGGAATTGCGATTCTAATCGGAAGTTTGTTTTTTCCAAAGACCGACGACGCGGTGGATCCTGCTTCTGCGGCTACGAACGGGCCTACTTTTTTTCAAGAGTTCTCCGAAGGAATCGAATCCTTTCTGCAAAGTGTGAAATCGAGTTCCGATACAAATCAATCTTCAACTCCTTCGAACGAACCCCAAGAAGAACCGAACGATATTTTTAATCGCGCTTACGACGAGTATGGAAAGAGAGAATATCAGAAAGCCGCGGATGATTATTCCAAATATTTAAAAAGAGTTCCTGGCGACGCTTCCGGTTATTACAATCGCGGTCTTGCGTTCTACCGTTTGGAAAATTATTCGGACGCTGTGAATGATTTTGAAAAGGCGGCCGAATTGGATCCTAAAAAAGCCTCGGCCTTTTTGTATAAGGGGTACAGTCACGAAAGGTTGGATGATTGTATGCAGTCGATAGAAGATTTTCAGAAGGCGATCGACTTGGGATACAATAAAGACGGCGAACTCTATAAATTCAAAGCGCGTTGCGAAAACAGAGAAGAGGATTATAACCAAGGATTAAAGGACGCTCTAAAGGCGGTCGCTCTGGATAAAAAAGATTCCTACGGTTTTTTTGAAGTGGCTTATGCTCAATACGGTTTGAAAAAATATGCGGACTCAGTGGCAACGTATTCAAAAGTTATTCAGATGAATCCGAAGGACGATGTGGCCTTTCATAATCGGGGGCTTGCCTACGTTTTTTTAAAAAAGACTTCTTTGGCCTGTAAGGACTTTCAAAAGTCGTTCGATATGGGTTACGAGGATTCTAAAGAAAGATTAAAAGAATATTGTGAATGA
- a CDS encoding CocE/NonD family hydrolase yields MRIGFRTTSVLKTGASFFLFLFLMSCGSENENSSQKNLAALAALIPGNSAAFLNGNASASPFQQGITASQIDSAFQAENDGSFTFNDSIVIRSGDGTSIAANLFQPKNLVSGQKYPTVIFVNSWALNEYEYIVPAAKLAKKGYIVLSYSTRGFGISGGLINTAGIKDRQDLSAVLDWLRANTQVDSSNIGISGISYGAGISLIGVSFEPRIKTAVAMSGWGDLKRSLYGNDTPRLVWGLILIGAGYFTGRMDPVIADNFTKLLSHNDIAGVTAWAAERSPASLVSELNASGKPVYISSNFEDFLFNPNQMLDYFASLTVPKKLDMNEGIHATAEIGGVLGLSNPIWDNAYDWFDFWLKGINNGIMMKPTVTFQKRFNGPRVTLPSWPSSTVSEKTYYLKPRTLFTDGKISSTQNTNNLNTGILSGADTIATTGIPLISDILASHLEVPVTASLDWLSRINGIVYESNSLSSVLKIRGKIFWKGQVSSSLGKANVNVYFYDVGSNGVGKLITHGTASIYVSAFETTDLTVDLNAVAYDVPAGNRIAIALDTFDPQYAPPTALVYGLDVKHNPSKQSTLSIQSE; encoded by the coding sequence ATGAGAATTGGATTTCGAACAACAAGTGTGTTAAAAACAGGAGCTTCCTTCTTTCTGTTTTTATTTTTAATGAGCTGCGGGAGTGAAAACGAAAATTCCTCGCAGAAAAACCTCGCTGCCTTGGCGGCATTGATTCCCGGTAATTCCGCAGCGTTTTTAAACGGGAACGCTTCCGCGAGTCCCTTCCAACAGGGAATTACAGCTTCGCAGATCGATTCCGCGTTTCAAGCGGAGAACGACGGAAGTTTTACTTTTAACGATTCGATCGTGATTCGTTCCGGCGACGGAACTTCGATTGCGGCGAATCTCTTTCAGCCTAAGAATCTCGTATCGGGTCAAAAATATCCGACCGTGATTTTTGTAAACAGCTGGGCTCTGAACGAATACGAATATATCGTTCCCGCGGCAAAGCTTGCAAAAAAAGGTTACATCGTTTTGAGCTACAGCACTCGGGGGTTTGGGATCTCGGGTGGTCTGATCAATACCGCCGGAATCAAGGATCGTCAGGATTTGTCTGCGGTATTGGATTGGCTTCGGGCAAATACTCAAGTAGATTCTTCTAATATAGGTATATCAGGAATTTCTTATGGAGCAGGGATCTCTCTTATAGGAGTGAGTTTTGAACCTAGGATTAAAACCGCAGTTGCGATGAGCGGATGGGGGGATCTAAAACGTTCTCTCTATGGAAACGATACTCCTCGTTTGGTCTGGGGTTTGATTTTGATCGGCGCCGGTTACTTTACGGGAAGAATGGATCCAGTCATCGCAGATAATTTTACAAAACTTCTTTCCCATAACGATATCGCGGGTGTCACCGCCTGGGCCGCGGAACGTTCTCCTGCGAGTCTTGTTTCCGAACTGAACGCATCCGGAAAACCAGTTTATATCTCGAGCAACTTTGAAGATTTTTTATTCAATCCAAATCAGATGCTCGACTACTTTGCTTCTTTGACCGTTCCTAAAAAATTGGATATGAACGAAGGAATCCACGCAACCGCGGAAATCGGCGGTGTACTTGGACTTTCCAATCCGATCTGGGACAACGCCTATGATTGGTTCGACTTCTGGTTGAAAGGAATCAACAACGGAATTATGATGAAGCCGACGGTCACCTTTCAGAAAAGATTCAACGGACCGAGAGTGACTCTTCCTTCCTGGCCTTCTTCTACCGTTTCGGAAAAAACTTATTACCTAAAACCGAGAACCCTTTTTACGGACGGAAAAATTTCTTCCACTCAGAATACAAACAATCTGAACACAGGAATCCTTTCCGGCGCGGATACGATCGCGACCACGGGGATCCCTTTGATTTCCGATATTTTGGCTTCTCATCTGGAAGTTCCTGTAACTGCTTCTTTGGATTGGCTGAGCAGGATTAACGGAATCGTCTACGAATCGAATTCTCTTTCTTCGGTTCTGAAAATCAGAGGTAAAATTTTCTGGAAGGGCCAGGTTTCTTCTTCATTAGGAAAAGCGAATGTAAATGTTTACTTTTACGATGTGGGAAGTAACGGAGTCGGAAAACTGATCACTCACGGAACCGCTTCCATCTACGTCTCCGCGTTTGAGACGACGGATCTTACGGTTGATCTCAATGCGGTCGCTTATGACGTTCCCGCCGGAAATCGTATCGCCATCGCTCTGGATACTTTCGATCCTCAATACGCGCCTCCAACCGCTTTGGTCTACGGTTTGGACGTGAAACACAATCCGAGTAAACAATCCACACTCTCCATTCAATCCGAATGA
- a CDS encoding helix-turn-helix domain-containing protein, with protein MSSILTETVFFGAVFGLLIGLGALLRPNAGIQNRLVFLLNACGSILFFYVYFLLKDIHFETRFLNYMYVPWPWFLGSGMYSLFSATVRDSYSWKKDRWMYVPGLFLTILIPICSWIQPDWFGNRPEDFFYKKTTSIWDILFLSGFFVNLGYYAFIFWDTRSLFRISQLRTEPGGRLLLLILSGGASVTLLLLSAYLLRELDLLYTSVVATTFYSVIAYLSHQRTPKLLGEIGPAVKEAYQNSRLESVDLSVVDSRLTLLMSQEKLFLQEDLDLSTLAERLDLKPYQLTEFLNSRKGMNFSKFINSYRVQEAADILKSEEGANILSVAYRSGFNSKATFNLAFKSVFGTSPREYLRKSRLSRSS; from the coding sequence GTGTCCTCCATCCTGACAGAGACTGTTTTTTTCGGAGCCGTATTCGGTTTATTGATCGGATTGGGAGCGCTTCTTCGACCTAACGCAGGAATCCAAAATCGGCTCGTGTTTCTCCTGAACGCGTGCGGATCTATATTATTCTTTTATGTTTATTTTCTTTTGAAAGACATTCACTTTGAAACTCGATTTTTAAACTATATGTATGTTCCTTGGCCTTGGTTTTTGGGCTCGGGAATGTATAGCCTCTTTTCCGCGACCGTTCGAGATTCTTATAGCTGGAAAAAAGATCGATGGATGTACGTTCCGGGTTTGTTTCTTACGATTTTGATTCCGATCTGTTCTTGGATCCAACCCGATTGGTTTGGAAATCGACCGGAAGATTTTTTTTATAAGAAGACTACGAGCATCTGGGATATTTTATTTCTTTCGGGCTTCTTTGTAAATTTAGGATACTACGCGTTTATTTTTTGGGACACACGTTCTCTTTTTAGAATCTCTCAATTGAGGACGGAGCCGGGAGGGCGTCTTCTTTTGCTGATCCTAAGCGGCGGGGCGAGCGTTACTCTTCTTTTGCTTTCCGCGTATTTGTTAAGAGAATTGGATCTGCTCTATACTTCCGTAGTTGCGACTACGTTTTACAGTGTGATCGCTTATCTTTCTCACCAGAGAACTCCGAAACTCTTGGGCGAGATCGGACCGGCGGTGAAGGAAGCGTATCAGAATTCGCGGCTGGAAAGTGTGGATCTTTCCGTAGTCGATTCCCGCCTAACACTTCTTATGAGTCAGGAAAAATTATTTCTTCAAGAAGATTTGGATCTTTCCACTCTCGCTGAAAGACTCGATTTAAAACCGTATCAGTTGACGGAATTCTTAAATTCAAGAAAAGGAATGAACTTTTCTAAGTTTATCAATTCGTATCGGGTGCAAGAGGCCGCAGATATTCTCAAATCGGAGGAAGGAGCGAACATACTTTCCGTGGCTTATCGATCCGGTTTCAACTCAAAGGCAACTTTCAATCTTGCGTTCAAATCCGTTTTTGGAACTTCTCCAAGAGAGTATTTGAGGAAGTCCAGATTGAGTCGGTCCAGTTAG